A genomic stretch from Lathyrus oleraceus cultivar Zhongwan6 chromosome 2, CAAS_Psat_ZW6_1.0, whole genome shotgun sequence includes:
- the LOC127121794 gene encoding transcription factor MYB35 → MASSSLQQKKCNQSNETGNIALRKGTWSSEEDQVLREYVIKYGIGKWDSLRKKTKLARDGRSCRLRWLNHLNPILKKCSFNEEEGRKLVHLYNELGSKWCQMVSQFPGRTDNELKNFINSKKRSLKNSRKHLIRERINQVYELNKNVGQNNASQEEAETALPRMEFDHQVHTLQGNYLLDQNYGDKNINNFQQFPTLADDSSMLYNHVVPTLDDKSSPRLAPFPSGNMSFDRDFPPISEYYPDNLNMDYPFPKEIHSNKYLQNPDLSNQMLFEDFPPIPQHHPDNLDMVPKEMRSNKYLQNPDLSNQMFFEDFPPIPQHHPDNLDMVPKEMCSNKYLQNPDLSNQMLFEDFPPIPQHHPDNLDMVPKEMRSNKYLQNPDLSNQMFFEDFPPIPQHHSDNLDMDYPFPKEMHSNQYLQNPDLSFEEPQFEIFSPWLLSECVPLW, encoded by the exons ATGGCGTCTTCTTCTTTGCAACAAAAAAAATGCAATCAATCTAATGAAACTGGAAATATTGCGTTAAGAAAAGGAACATGGTCTAGTGAAGAGGATCAAGTATTAAGAGAATATGTGATTAAATATGGAATTGGAAAGTGGGATTCTCTAAGAAAGAAAACAAAGCTCGCTCGAGATGGAAGAAGTTGTCGATTAAGATGGTTAAATCATTTAAATCCAATTTTGAAAAAGTGTTCGTTCAATGAAGAAGAAGGGCGAAAACTTGTTCATCTCTATAATGAGTTAGgatccaaatggtgtcaaatgGTTTCACAG TTTCCGGGAAGAACCGATAACGAGTTAAAGAATTTTATTAATTCAAAAAAAAGAAGTTTAAAAAACTCTAGAAAGCACCTCATTCGAGAAAGGATAAACCAAGTTTATGAGTTGAATAAGAATGTTGGACAAAATAATGCCTCCCAAGAAGAAGCAGAAACGGCTCTACCAAGAATGGAATTTGATCATCAAGTACATACTCTACAGGGTAACTATCTTCTTGATCAAAATTATGGTGACAAAAATATCAACAACTTTCAACAATTTCCAACGTTGGCTGATGATTCAAGTATGCTCTACAATCATGTTGTCCCAACATTGGATGATAA GTCTTCTCCTAGACTCGCACCATTTCCATCAGGTAATATGTCTTTTGATCGAGATTTTCCTCCAATTTCAGAATATTATCCGGACAATCTAAATATGGATTACCCATTTCCAAAAGAAATACATTCTAACAAGTATCTTCAAAATCCAGATCTATCAAATCAGATGCTTTTTGAAGATTTTCCTCCAATTCCACAACATCATCCAGACAATCTAGATATGGTTCCAAAAGAAATGCGTTCTAACAAGTATCTTCAAAATCCAGATCTATCAAATCAGATGTTTTTTGAAGATTTTCCTCCAATTCCACAACATCATCCAGACAATCTAGATATGGTTCCAAAAGAAATGTGTTCTAACAAGTATCTTCAAAATCCAGATCTATCAAATCAGATGCTTTTTGAAGATTTTCCTCCAATTCCACAACATCATCCAGACAATCTAGATATGGTTCCAAAAGAAATGCGTTCTAACAAGTATCTTCAAAATCCAGATCTATCAAATCAGATGTTTTTTGAAGATTTTCCTCCAATTCCACAACATCATTCAGACAATCTAGATATGGATTATCCATTTCCAAAAGAAATGCATTCTAACCAGTATCTTCAAAATCCAGATCTATCATTTGAGGAGCCTCAGTTTGAGATCTTTTCACCTTGGTTGCTATCTGAATGCGTTCCTCTTTGGTGA